CCATTAGGAAGATTAATAGGAGCGCCTTGTGAAGTTGAAACAACTGCTGGCACTGAACCAGCCCTCCTTCCACTATATGTGGCCTCATCAAGGACTGGCATCCTTTCGACCAGTGTAGACCTGAATGTAAGTGTCCACCAGCACTTTCAATTAGGTAAGGAGCCTAAAATAATGAAACTGGCAGAAATGCAAATAGGTGAATGAAACTACATGGCCCAGATCACTTAATGAGATAAAAATATATCAGTACCTAATATTCCGATGTTTATCAACAATCGCACTAAACTCAAGGGCTCTCTGTTGTAGTTCAAGCACCAAGCTTCCTTTATACTGAACAATAACATCGTTTATCCTCCTACAAGGTTAAGTATGTATTAACTAATTGTTGCAAACTCTTCCACAAGAAAATGGGGTCAAGATTTGGAGTAGAAGTGATCACCATCATATAATGGAAGCTAAAAGAACTACATACACTGAACAAGATGGAAAACGACTTGACAGCTTCAACAAAGCAACGAGACACATTGCCCGACTAGTGAGATCTGAAGAATGCCGTTTGATAGCTGTCTCTACAACATCCACAGCATCCGACTCCGTTACCTGCTTTACAGAATAATGCCTGTCAAGCAtgtcaaagaaaaggaaagcactAACATGCAGTAACATGAAGCAAGCATGCAAAAGATTTGTCATATGCTTAAATTTTTTTCAGTCCTAACAGTCAATCTTGTTATGAATAGCAAGCCTGTGGTCCAGAACAATATTACAACAAGATGAAGTAGGCATGAGCAGGCCTGTGGTCTAGAATAATATTACAATAACGAAATTGTTAATCTACTTACATTAAGCAAGATCATTGGATAATGCATTATTAGCAACAAGTTCTCATTCTAAACCAACATTGCTAGCCAAGGGTACTCCCCCCCactaaaagataaaaataacaagaaaaaagagaagaggagAGAACAAAGAAAACTTTTCAAAGCTCTGCAATTTGATCAGATCTCTTAATAAAACAATCGCGGCAAGACAAATTACAAAGTCAGATGTGAGTATGGACATGTAAGTATATCTCATTTTAACTCTAGTCCAAGCTAAAAGCATTGGCAAATCTCCCCTAAAAGCCGCAAAAGTTTGAGAGTAGAGGCAACATTGTTCATATGGAACCATGAAAATATGAACATATTCAACCCCCCAAAAGGTAGAACATTGGGAAAGATAAGGGAGGACAAATTTTTTTGTAGGAATTAACTTACGGTTATTGGCTCCTCCATATCAAGGAATCCAGTGTTATTGACCAACATATCACCATATTCTCCTATGCACCAAACTGCAACTCGAACGAGAATTTCCTAATGCAAAAATAGCAGAGACATAACAACAGCCACCACCGGAATGTTAATAGTATGTCAAGTACCTGATCACCTGCTGTTTGGACTAATCTGTACAAAGACCTTACAGCATATCCGTGAAGATTAGAAGCATTTGTAATAACGACAATAAGAGCATGCCATACTTCATCTTTGACATAATTTCCAGCCTGCAGACCAGAGTACAGAATCAGCACTGTACCAGGAAAAGTAAGACAAGCAGCAATAAGGACAGCATTAACCCAACACCTCCAACACATGAGGAACTTAGTCTTATCAAATAAAAGATGGACTTTATCTTAgtgtgaattaaaaaaaaaaaagaagaataaaaaaaacATGACAAGTCCATAATAACTGCCTTCTCGTAAACTTAATGCATGTCTAACAATCACCTTCGCAAACCAACTCAAAAGAAAATATCAAGTGACCATCAGAAACCTATTGAGTGCATCAGTTTCAAAAAATTCTCTAGCACTTTGACAAGTCCATATACCATGAaaggtgagagagagagagagagagagagagagagagtgagagtgaGATAAGAGATGCTCATGCTCTCTAAATCATATGATTCTTCATAATGATTTGTTTGAAAATATACAACATTGCATAAGATATTGCGTTCGGTTTACTAAATGACACACTTAAAATGCAAAATTATATCTCATGATCTAGATGAAAACCACCACAAGtggcaaggaaaaaaaataagaaccagcacaaaaaaggaaagaaagtttTTGGGAATCCAATTTAACTTCGGGTTGGAGGAAAAGGAATCAAAGGCCAACCCTAGAATGAAAAAATGATATGTGATGTCCATGTCAGTATTAAGGCCAGAATTTAACAAATAGTATAGGATCAACAAAATGGACTATCTGCAAACTTCAAATGTACCTCTGAAAGAACCTTGAGCATCTGATCAATGTACCAAATTTTCTCTGGGGAAAACCTAGCACAACAGGACAACAATAAATAGACTATATATTAAATAACATGCCACAGAGAACAGCTGGTAGTATTTTACTGAATTCTTTGACATTCTTTACCAATCCCCAGTGCAGTGTCGTGGATATCAACTACTATCATGAAGAACACATGGAAATGCAAGGAAGTGAAAaccaaaatcaaaagaaaaaaatagaaaaatttcaCAGAGAAGCTAAGAAATAGAAAGCAATTGATGGAAGACAACAAAGAAAGTTAACATACTGATGCATCTATATTCTAACAGATGTAGTGTAAGACTTTTATTTCTGGTGCATCAAAAAGAGAGAGGAGTCCATCTCTAGGCTAACTTTACAACTGGGTAGAATGCAATAATCGGAGCATCCAATTGAATCATCCAAACTAGAGTACGTGAATGCCTTCACAAACATATACCCAATATTATCAGCAAGAACAATTCTCAATAGAACTACTGTTCTGCATTAGTAAATAATACAACAATCAAACCACTGCAGAAGCATAACATCATAGTCTAAGCATGAAACTAGAGAAATTGAGCCTTTCAACTTACTTCTCCACAATCGAGCAAATTTTGGCAGTAAGATCTCCTCTGAACTCTGGTTCACTTACTTCCAAATAATCAATTAGTTCCTTGGTCAAAGGCTTCACATTGCTTTCATTTACCAAAAGATACACAAGTTCAAGGGCCCTTTTACGGATTGAGGCATCTGAATCCTGAGAATCAATAGGCAGCCATGAGCTATAATTTTAGAGGGTTGCAAAGAAAACTGTCACAAAGAGGTTTCAATTCTAAAACTGCATAATACAAACTAGAGAGTTTAAGCAGGTCCAATGACCAACAGAAGTCTAGACAGAGGGAAAGGCACAATCGTTGCAGCACTACAAAAATCAAGTTACAAAGAGACATTCTCTAGAAAATATTGCTTCAGATCATTCAAGGACCCGATGACAACAGATATACATAATTCTTCCCTGTTCATTCATCTTTGTTCTGGAAGTAGGCATGATGATTACTCATGAACCTAGATTagttgttttcttgaaaaacccTACAATGATAGACCTATAAACATAAACAAAAATAGGAAGTATACTATCCAGCAATTTTCTGGTCAGCAAAACAATAAATTCTGAAGGGccaaaaacccagaaaaatagAAGTCAAACTTTCTATAGCACTGGTAGTGGGTAGCTGCAGGTATGAAGTATTTGTAACTCTTAACAGCAAAGGTAAGATAAAAGTACACATACTACAATGGACAGGCttgtggggaaaaaaaaaagtcggaTGATACCTTAACACACTCCAAGATAGTGGCTCTGTGCCTCTGTACTGCTTGACTATCTACTGTAATAGCTCTCATCAGCATGTTTAAAGCAACATATCTGACAAATTCACATTCAAATTCCAATTCCATAAGATGAAAGAGCATGACCAACTATGCTGGCAGTATAAAAAAAGGGGTATTTTCACGTTCCCCAAGACAGACAGCCGTACACGTACAAGAGTGTCAAAGATAAACCATCCACAAAAACATCGCCTTTAAAACCATAGTGAACAATAATGGCACAAAACATCACCTCCAAACATCCACAGCGaagaaaaatttcaaaagaaaaagaaaagctatAGTGGCACAAATGACACAGAtaaactttctttttctcctgGCAACTATTTTCACATGACAGGTCTGATGAACAAAATGACATAACCAGCCTTAATGTCTCATTAAATGTGATGAAAACTATGCAAGcattaggaaaaaaaagaacctGATATTGTTGTCCCGATTGGACAAAAACCTACCCAGTATATTGATCGCAAGGACCCTCAAGCCACCATTATCTTCAATACTCATAATGGCAGCAACACACTGGTAGAGGATAGCATTCCCGGCATTCTTGTTTGACTCAGTTTTGGTTGCCACCTAGAAAAAGAATGTAGAGTGCCAGTACAACAGTTAGTTCAGTTAGTTTAACAGTTCAGCATGAAAAGTTAAATATCCTATCTGAACAATGCAttatagaaaagaaaaaggaaaatatccAATATGCACAGCTGCAAACATAGTCTTCCAGTTAAACGAAGTTGATTAACATTTTCTTAACAacaagtagctttaaaatgctaCCATTTGCTTTTCACCCGTTATACTAACTTAAAaagctttttaaaaaaaaaaaaaaatctattttgaAAGCACCAGTGGATACAATTTCTTAAATAGCTTTTCCCTTCCAAAACTTGCACTACAAAATACCTACAAaagtttttccaccttttccaTGAATCATGTATTTTCAGTAGCTTTAGAAGGCTAAAACAAACAAGGTTCCCACAAGACTCTAAACATTACTAATAGGTTGAAGAATCATTCAGCGTGCAAGAAGGGGGAGCACAAAAGCGAACAGGTTAGTAAGTGGGGGAAAAAAAGACGTAAAACTCGGGTTCTGAACGAAGGATTAAACAGGCTGCTATTAATTAAGAATCGgaaaaattttttattgaaaCTCAGTGACTGTtcaaaaaggaagaaatatctAAACTAAACTTGTCAGCTGACGGAAAAAAAAGTTCTTTTAATGCCCCAACGAAGTTACACAAGAAGGAAGAGTCAAGGGGGTTCCATGATAAGGAAATACAAAAATATGGCAGAAGCATGGGATAAGACTTCGTTATGTACTTAACATCACTGTAATTAACTCTACGGTATTCCCCGATTAGAAAACCCCGTGATTTGTGCAAAGGGTGTAAACAAAGTTCCACATTTGATGGCAACCTCAGTCATTGATGCATTACAAACATGTCACACATAGACATTTAAGGAACTGGTGTTCCAGAGTGATAAGAGGAATCATTAGCATAACAAGATCCAGAAGAAACACAAGtttgaaatttttcttaaaaactagTAAAGGTCAAAATTATTTGAGAAACTATATTGGAGCTAGCACATCGCAGAAACACTTGGAAACAAACAGCAACTGACCTGAGCAAGAATATCATTCATGCAATCACTAGTGTCAACATCTCCCTGTCCAAGTACACATAAAAACCTGAGCAATCTTACGTGAAGAAAAGGGTCAGTAATCCCCGCAATGTCATATTCTGGAGCATATGGACTATTCGCCAAATCCTTCAACACTTTCACCACACCCTCTGTGCATTTCTGATCCACAGCGGAAGAAGAAAACGGGAAATATGAAAATCCCATCAGTTGGAGAACTCAGAAAGCAATTTCTTTGCACGTCAACTTGTCATTGAAATTAACAAAAGCATATTTCCAGTCCAAGAATTACACTTGTTAACTATTAGTATAACAGTTCAAATGTAAAATCACATGGAAACATCATCAAATCTGAAAACATCCACACAATATCAACACATTGACCCAAGTTAGAATTGCACAAAATCAACCGTTTTTTTCTCTGAGAAGACCAAGCTTAAAGGTACCAGGTAAAGACAAAAAGAGCAGATCTAAGGTGCAGAAGTATCTCattctaaaattttaatttggttGCGGAAACATGCTCCAACCTTAATGTTAATTTCTAGATCACGCAAAGTTGAGAAGGCAGTGCTTTGCCTTCATTTATCCTTCCCAGCTATAATCTGCTCCGTATCCTTTTCCAAATGAACCATGGAATTTAATGCAAGAAATACAGGAtttaaacaattaaaagaagGGAAGATTTGAAAGAAAACCTTGGTCAAGCAAACATCACTTGAAACAGAGGACGCATAACAGTTCTTTTAACGATGTTGCTTTTCAGTCATAGAGGAAAATTGGAACTAGATTGCTACAAGAAAATCATCAGGATTCAGGATGTTTATCAGGTTGAAGATATCTCCCACAATCCAGAATCATCTAATCCAGCAAGGTAATGTTAAATTGGTGGACTGAATTCGTTCGATCAGCCTGGTTATctattgacctaaaatttttgTGGAAAGAGGTGCTAAAGAACGTATAAGGTAGCATGCAGAAATTTTGGAGCTAATGTTAAATTTGCGGACTGAATTCATTCAATCAGCCAGGTTCTCTCTTGGCCTAAAATTTTTGTGGAAAGAGGTGCTAAAGAATGTATAAGGTAGCATGCAGAAATTTTGGATGAAGCTCAAAATTATGTGCAACTGACCATACTGAAGAGAAGGTAGATTTTGTTACATAGCAATAGTAGGTAGACAGAGAAAAAGCAAAATGTACCTTTCTGAAATATTCCAGTGCCTCTGAACTGACTTTGCATAAATCTGTGCAAAGCTGCACTCCTGTAAGGAGAACTCCATGGTGCTTTTCCTTCAGCAAAGAAGCGGCagaatttataaaattttctgCCAGATCTGGCACTTTCCTGATAATCCTGATAGTGCATAATGCTGCCTAAATTACAGAGAAGCTCCAATAAGAGTTACGTGATTCaagaacaaaaggaacagagaaaacaagaaaaataggGCTTCATATAAATTTATAGCTTTATACAGTCAACTAAAgatacaaaaatccaaaaatgcACATCCAGAGCTGCATGCGTATGAAAATGTTTAGTGAATTTCCTAAGCTGATGAGCCTCACGACCATATAACAGCGGCTTTTCACAGAATTCCTCGAGCAGAAAATGCTGACTGATAAATGAACTACAAGGTGCAAAAAAACTATCTGAAGTTTTGACACAGCAGATGCTCTCTCCAACTCAGTAAGTTGACTTTCTAATGTCCAAAGATGAAACTATAAAAAGAGGAGGCTAAAGCTGAAAAATTCCTAATCAACGTATATGATTGTTCTCATTTTGAAACAATAGCTCATAAATCAATTACTCTTTGGTGTTAGTGCATGTTCGCAACTTAACCTGATGACAGCATGGCAGTAAACATGAACCAAATTATAAAGTCAGTGCAGACACTAATACTTTAAAGCCAGTAGTGATTAAAAGATTGTGGAGACTTTACTTTCTTTCGGATGTTTGGATCTCTAAATTGCAGAAGCCGTTCAACTTCTGGAGCAAGGTCGCGGGCCATTTCTGCAGAACAAATATTCCCCAAAGCACAAAGAGCAAGTCCAACAATGTACTGATTGGTGTGATTAAGATCTCTATTGATGAGTTAAGGTGCCTGAACTAATTTCCCAAAATCCGATAGAGCATCTATACTAGTGACAATTCTTATTAAATGAATGCATGTGCTACTTATTCCTATTTTTGTGACGGGAGAAAGAAAGGCTCGACAATTGAACAGTTTTACGTGCATAAAGCTGTTAAAAGTATTCCTCAActgttcaaattttttttcatacaAGGAATGGTAGAAGGAAAAAATAGTCACATTTCCATATGtgacagtcacgtgaataattttaaaattttggtatGCATGGAAGGGAGATAAAATCGATTATATTTTGAGAAATGAATACAAGGCTAATGCATATATTGTCTTGCATGGAAACTTGACATACTCAGTACGATTGCCTTAAGATTCTGATTCCCAAAATTTCATGAAATATTCTCATTCCTTTTAATTGCACAATCAACAAGGTAAGTTTCCATAGATATCACTCCGAAAACTCAATAAATTGAGCCTTCTCTTCCCCACCTTCACCACACAGAAGTTCGACTCTTCAATCCCCGATTAATATTCTTGTGAGAGTTTTTTGTGAGCCTTTGAGCAATTCTTGtgagtcctttttttttttttttggagaaattcCCGTGAGTTTTTGTTTATCATCAATGGAAAATCATGCAACTTTCAACGTTCTCATGCTCCCATGGCTGGCTCATGGACATGTCTCTCCTTACTTGGAACTAGCCAAAAAACTCACCGCCAGAAACTTCAATGTTTACCTGTGCTCTTCCCCGGCGACCCTCAGTTCTGTGAGatcaaaattgactgaaaagTTTTCTCAGTCAATTCATCTTGTTGAACTCCATCTTCCCAAGTTGCCAGAACTTCCTGCTGAGTATCATACCACCAACGGCCTCCCACCCCATCTGATGCCCACCCTCAAGGATGCATTTGACATGGCTAAACCAAACTTCTGCAACGTGTTGAAAAGTTTGAAGCCTGACTTGCTTATTTACGATCTCCTTCAGCCATGGGCTCCAGAGGCTGCCTCAGCATTTAATATCCCGGCTGTCGTGTTTATCAGCAGTAGCGCCACCATGACTTCTTTTGGGCTGCACTTCTTCAAGAATCCAGGTACGAAGTACCCTTATGGTAATGCAATCTTTTATCGCGATTATGAATCCGTTTTTGTTGAGAACTTGACAAGGCGTGATCGCGATACATATCGCGTTATTAATTGCATGGAGCGATCTTCTAAAATTATTCTGATCAAGGGTTTTAATGAGATTGAAGGGaaatattttgattatttttcttGCTTAACTGGCAAGAAAGTTGTCCCCGTTGGCCCTCTTGTCCAGGATCCTGTGCTAGACGATGAAGATTGTGAAATTATGCAATGgctaaacaaaaaagaaaaggtttcaaccgtttttgtttcttttgggaGTGAGTATTTTCTTTCAAAGAAAGATATGGAAGAGATTGCCCACGGTTTAGAGCTTAGCAATGTAGATTTTATATGGGTTGTGAGGTTTCCTAAAGGAGAAAATATTGTGATTGAAGAAACTTTGCCAAAAGGATTTTTCGAGAGGGTTGGGGAGAGGGGACTTGTTGTCAATGGATGGGCTCCACAAGCAAAAATTTTGACCCATCCCAACGTTGGTGGCTTTGTGAGTCATTGTGGCTGGAATTCTGTGATGGAGAGCATGAAATTTGGCTTGCCAATCATAGCCATGCCTATGCACCTTGACCAACCTATTAATGCTCGATTGATTGAAGAAGTCGGCGCTGGGGTGGAGGTTTTGAGAGACTCAAAGGGAAAACTTCACAGGGAAAGAATGGCAGAAACAATTAACAAAGTCATGAAGGAGGCAAGTGGAGAATCCGTGAGGAAAAAGGCGAGAGAATTGCAAGAGAAAATGGATTTGAAAGGAGACGAAGAGATCGATGATGTTGTGAAGGAGTTGGTTCAACTTTGTGCAACAAAGAATAAGAGAAATGGTTTGCACTACTATTAGCTCTTTTTCGTGTTTAGCATATGTGATGGTTACAATAGCACAACCATCAAGTATATTGTTTAGCATCTTGTGTTTTAACATGATGGTTATAATATCAGAACCATCAAGGCTTATTGATCAGGTTTTTTTGTGGTTGGACTAGGTTTTGATATGATGGTCAAAATGTTAGAACCATCAAAGATTATTATTGTCGCGTTTTGGTCGTTTGGCGTTTTATCTGTTCGTGAGTTTGCCGTAGATTGTTGGCATCTCAACGTACAAACATACGTCTACTAACATATTCTATGTTAGGTACTACGTTTTAAGTAGTAATATAATACCTACTTCAGTTTAAGTATTGTTACTTTGGAGTTtcacttttttctctttcatacTTTTGTAGTTTTTGGCGTTTGAATATCCTACTATTATAGACGATCCatttgaataataataatatttttttccctATGAAAATCGATAAAATTTTATGAGGAAAAAAGAATATCTTTGCCTGATATGTTAATTATGATAaaccaagaaaggaaaaagaaccgCCATGCTAATTAATTGACAAAACTTTTGCACAAAAACTGACAAATTTCAACTTTATGATTCAATAAAGGCGAAATTAGTAGCATTATAAATTCTGTTGTACAGACTTACTATATGATGCTGTGGTATTTGATGAATGAGAAGAAGTCAAAATAAGACGGACATAAAATTTATTAGCCATACACACAGACAAATGTCTATACATTCGAGTGTGGAGACATTGGGCGTTAGGTAAAGTGCCAGGAAAGCCCTGGATCAAATCCAAAATTCTTTGGTTGAAGCATGGTCTTGAATTTGTTTGGTTCCATTTGTATTACCAAAACTTCACGCAAGCCGGAACACGTGAAAAGTTTAGCGTTTGGCAGTCAAACCCAAACGTAATGACAAGAAAGAAATGGAGCGGTTAGAAGGAGAAGATCCCAGGAACCGGAACAGGACCTACGGTATTAGCAAATGGAGCTAAAATCAGTAAATTCCGTCTCAACGGCGTTTAATAGAAATAATTCGAGGTGGCATTTTAGAGAAAAATGACAGAATCTGCATCTGCTCGGCTTTCCGAGTTCTGATTCAACTTGAACatgcaaaatcaaaaacaaTACGAAAAACATTTGCCTTTTAAAAAGAGTCATTACACAGAATAAACATTGGATATTGCAATGCAAGGAAAACCTGTACCACAATCTTTCATTTGGAATAGAAGTCGGATCGACATCTAACGCTACTATGGATTACAAGCAGAATCgcgaaggttttttttttttttaaacaaaaaactgcacCTGATACTTataaagaagaggaagaaatcAATGACAGCTCGCacgagaagaagaagaataagaatTGGTGGACTcgagaggagaggagaggagCTTTCTATATGTGCCTCGCTCGTAGGCAAAATTTGGTTTCCACAATGCCGTATGCGACTGTCCCATCCTAAAtgtacaagaaaaaaaaagggggcgAAGACACAATCCCCCATGCATCTGATATACCTGATTCATTCATCCAGTCAGAAGTAACACGCTGCTGAAAGCCAGATCGCCCAGGATTTGATGACCACCGGAAACTACATACATACGAGCAGAAGCTCAAACTATTCTATTTCTCATCTCATAATACATCAAAACAATTCCTTTGAGCGCCCTTGGAACTTCACAAGCCACGAGGAAAGTTGTTAATTTGCCCTTCCTCCAACATATCTTTGTTGTTCGACTTATAACCTATCCGTATGCGCATAACAAGGGATTTCTGGAAGCAAAATCATTTCAAGTTTCGTCAGAATAGTACCAACAATATGACCATTTTTAAGTTAGTAATATACTTTGTGCCCTCCCACCGTATTCTAGTTAAATAGTAGCCTGATTTAATTTTCAACTCCGCCGCCACTCAATGAGATGCATTTCTAATTGGAACATCTGCAAGTCATTTGCAAGAAATGGTAGTGGAAATGGTTTACAATCAACAGGCATGTAGGGGAAGAATACAGACACAAATCTCATAATCTATCTTAGCGAGACAAAGGCCTCATTTTCAGTTGATTATTTTAGCTGATCATAGATTCTGATTTTGgataattacttttttttttcatgttttcgTTTGCTTTTGCATTTAGATTATAATCCTAATTTAAGTCACTTTTCATAATCAAAACTGATGCAAAATAAAAAGCACATGCGACACAAAGCTAAACAGTAGAGAAAGAAGGATTCAATTACCTTGCCATGTTGGCTGTTCGTAATTCGCAATTTTTGGGAGATTGATCCATTACCACTTGCAGGAAGTGTATCACTGCTGGCTGGATCCAAATGTAATTGAAGAAACTGTAATTGTAAACATAACATATCGTCACCGAGTGTTTTAGACAAACCATATAAAACTGCTCAGTGCAGATTGACCCATCCAGTTTCACAAAAAAATCAACTGACTCAAAGTTCATATGGGAATAAAACTAGCATCAGAACCAACGTGAATAAGGGGGTTGTTTGGATAGTGAgttatttgcacaattttacTTGCTTACATCAACAACATATTTTCCAACCACccttttatctcacatacatcacatttaaaaagtgctacagtatttttttcctttcaaaaacttatcccaaataatcACTAGAAGATTTCTAAAAGCACCATTCATCAATAGAAATGCATCTTAACTTCTTCAATACAACTTCCTTAACAAAATATTCAGGTCAAAACATGCTAAATACCAGAAAATAGAGCAAATTCAAGTGTTTCACTACCAACAAATGTGCATTTCCAGCACCAATTCACAATCATCAGTTCTGCATAAGAGGATGGGAGCAgaaaagtttaatatttttaCCAGACAGTTTACTTGATCTGCGAAGCAGTGAGTATGACATGCAGagaaacacaaaagaaaaaaaaattctgagaTAATAGAGATTCCCAGAATAAAGCAGGATTGTACATCTGATGCTGTGGAACTCCCCTCTTCATATACAAAATATAACTAGAAACATAAAGAATTGGAAGATTGTCCGCCAGATTATGATATTACCTTTGGCACTGCAGCCTGGAAGATAAAGTCCGTATAAGCATCAAATGTCTTATTTGAAAAGTTAGCTTCAATAATTGTTGTCTGCTGGTTTCCGGGCTGCTTGGAAAAGTTAAATGTCACTTGCAAGGTGCTGCTCTCAAATGCAACAATTGAAGGATAAGCTGGACCATTGTTTTCTGTCACAATAGACAGGAGAAATGATATTTGAggggaaaaataataataataataactccAAGCTATTATGACCACTAATGAAAACCATACCAGGTTTTGGAGCGAAACCATCCAACAAATCCATCATAGGAGAACTTCCAGGAGGGGTGGATACACCTCCAGCTGGCGCAGAAGGTGAGGACAATTGCTCCAAGACATTTATAGCACTTTTGCTGTCATCACTAGGGGAAACCATCTCAGGAATAGAAGAGTTACTTTGAGCAGGAGGTGTCCCAATTGATAGAAGATCCAGCAGGACATCAGTGCCTCTTTTCTGCGCCTGATTTGTGTCTGAAGTGCAATCACcaaatgggaaaaaaaaggtATGAAATAACAGAAACATGGGTTTAAATTATCAAAAACGACAATTCTTGCTGTACCAACACAAACCTGTTTGTGACAAAGATGGTGACAAATCAACACCAAGAAGATCCTGAAGAAAATCTCCACCAGAAGAGCTAGGTACTGGTACGTCATCTGAACTAAGATCCAGCAAATCAACCAGTGGTGCGGATGTCGTTTTGGCAACTCCATTAGGAAGATTAATAGGAGCGCCTTGTGAAGTTGAAACAACTGCTGGCACTGAACCAGCCCTCCTTCCACTATATGTGGCCTCATCAAGGACTGGCATCCTTTCGACCAGTGTAGACCT
This portion of the Coffea eugenioides isolate CCC68of chromosome 11, Ceug_1.0, whole genome shotgun sequence genome encodes:
- the LOC113752690 gene encoding AP-1 complex subunit gamma-2-like, giving the protein MEIDLNHTNQYIVGLALCALGNICSAEMARDLAPEVERLLQFRDPNIRKKAALCTIRIIRKVPDLAENFINSAASLLKEKHHGVLLTGVQLCTDLCKVSSEALEYFRKKCTEGVVKVLKDLANSPYAPEYDIAGITDPFLHVRLLRFLCVLGQGDVDTSDCMNDILAQVATKTESNKNAGNAILYQCVAAIMSIEDNGGLRVLAINILGRFLSNRDNNIRYVALNMLMRAITVDSQAVQRHRATILECVKDSDASIRKRALELVYLLVNESNVKPLTKELIDYLEVSEPEFRGDLTAKICSIVEKFSPEKIWYIDQMLKVLSEAGNYVKDEVWHALIVVITNASNLHGYAVRSLYRLVQTAGDQEILVRVAVWCIGEYGDMLVNNTGFLDMEEPITVTESDAVDVVETAIKRHSSDLTSRAMCLVALLKLSSRFPSCSVRINDVIVQYKGSLVLELQQRALEFSAIVDKHRNIRSTLVERMPVLDEATYSGRRAGSVPAVVSTSQGAPINLPNGVAKTTSAPLVDLLDLSSDDVPVPSSSGGDFLQDLLGVDLSPSLSQTDTNQAQKRGTDVLLDLLSIGTPPAQSNSSIPEMVSPSDDSKSAINVLEQLSSPSAPAGGVSTPPGSSPMMDLLDGFAPKPENNVPAYPSIVAFESSTLQVTFNFSKQPGNQQTTIIEANFSNKTFDAYTDFIFQAAVPKFLQLHLDPASSDTLPASGNGSISQKLRITNSQHGKKSLVMRIRIGYKSNNKDMLEEGQINNFPRGL
- the LOC113752692 gene encoding beta-D-glucosyl crocetin beta-1,6-glucosyltransferase-like; the protein is MENHATFNVLMLPWLAHGHVSPYLELAKKLTARNFNVYLCSSPATLSSVRSKLTEKFSQSIHLVELHLPKLPELPAEYHTTNGLPPHLMPTLKDAFDMAKPNFCNVLKSLKPDLLIYDLLQPWAPEAASAFNIPAVVFISSSATMTSFGLHFFKNPGTKYPYGNAIFYRDYESVFVENLTRRDRDTYRVINCMERSSKIILIKGFNEIEGKYFDYFSCLTGKKVVPVGPLVQDPVLDDEDCEIMQWLNKKEKVSTVFVSFGSEYFLSKKDMEEIAHGLELSNVDFIWVVRFPKGENIVIEETLPKGFFERVGERGLVVNGWAPQAKILTHPNVGGFVSHCGWNSVMESMKFGLPIIAMPMHLDQPINARLIEEVGAGVEVLRDSKGKLHRERMAETINKVMKEASGESVRKKARELQEKMDLKGDEEIDDVVKELVQLCATKNKRNGLHYY